GGAAAGTCGGTGCGCCATTCTCAATTGGAACGACCAGACCAACCGACCCTCCAGCATCTGACGAGGAAAAACTGAAAAAAAGAGAAAACTGAGTAGAAAAAGATAAAAAGAGAGAAAAAAGAGTCCGGGGAAAAGTTCAAAAAGGAAGGGTCGAACTATTTGAAGGATTGCACCAGAGAACCCACCACCAACGCCCAGCCATCCACCAACACAAACAAAATCAGCTTGACCGGCATGGAAATCACCAACGGTGGCAACATCATCATACCCATGGACATGACCACACTGGCCACCACCATATCGATGATCAAAAAGGGGAGATAGACCATGAAGCCGATCTGAAAGGCGGTCTTCAGCTCTGAAATCATGAAGGCGGGAATCACCAGCCGCAGGGGCACATCCGCTGGATTTTGCGCCTTTTCCACGCCGGAAAGCCGCATGAAAAGCTCCAGATCCTTCTCCCGGGTCTGGCGCATCATAAAGGAGCGAATCGGCACCACAGCCCGATCCCAAGCGGTCTCTTCGTTGATCTGCTTATCCAGATAGGGCTGAATGGCGTCGTTGTTGACCCGATCAAATACCGGCCCCATCACAAAAAAGGTGATGAAAAGAGCCAGGGCAATCAGTACCTGGTTGGGGGGTTGGCCTTGGAGTCCCAAAGCCTGACGCACAAAAGACATCACCACAATCACCCGGGTAAACGAGGTGACCATGACCAGCAGGCCGGGGGCCAGGGAAAAGAGGGTGAGCAGGGCCAGAATCTGCAGGCCGATACCGACCTGCTCAGGATCAGCCTGACCGGTGACACTGCCGGTATTAAAGCTCAGTTGCGGGAGATTGACCTCAGCGGCCCAGGCGACAACGGGAGCCCCAAACAAAACAGCCAGAATGGCGACAATCGCCACCCCTGCCGTGACAACGGGAACTCTTGCTGTCAAACGCCTCACCGGGTGACCTCCTCCGGCGGAGCAAGCTCTTTGCCGGACACTTCCGCCAACATCGATATCCGATCCCGCGTGACGCCGATCAGCCAGGCCTGTTCTCCAACCTTGACCAGGCGCACCCCGACACCGGGGGCCAGATTTCGGCCATCCATCACCTGGATGGGACCGCCGCCACCCAACCCCGGTTGAAATCGTTTACCAAAGCGAACCACCAAGGCCGCCACCACAATCAATAGCATCAAGAAGCCGGCAACCCGAACCCCCTGCCCCAGATAGTCGATCACCACGGGTGATCCCTCTCCGGCGGCAAATGCCAAGGCAGGCAGCCACATCCCGAAGCAAAGCAGCCCGACCACCCCCATGGCCCGCCCCCAACCCATCAGCGCAGATTCTCCAGACGTTCAGACAAGGAGACGATATCGGTGATGCGCACCCCCAACTTGTCTTTGATCATCACCACCTCACCAAAGGCCAAAAGCCGATTGTTGACGTGGATTTCCAAAGGATCGTCAGCCTCCTTTTCCAGCTCCACCAGGGATCCCTTGTTGAGTTTCAGGAGATCCTTGATCTGCATTCGGACATGCCCCAACCGCACCGAGACATCCAGGGGGACATCCATGAGGAGTTCGAGGTTTTTGGGGATCCCCCCCCCCTCTTCATCTTCGTCCAAGCCATTGAGGTCCATCGCCGAGATTGGGCTCGCCGCCTCCTCAAAGCCTTCCTCTTCCATATCCATCTCTTCGCCGAGATCTTCCGCCATACCATGCACTCCCCGGATTAACGATTCACTCGGAATCGGTAATGATCTGGGTAACCCGTACCGCCCGCTTCCCGTTCACAACGCCGGCCAGCCCCTTGAATTTGGTCTTGCCCTCTACTTCGATGGGCATCTCTTCGGACATGTCGTTGTTAAACTCCACCACATCTCCGACTTTCAAATTAAACATATCCCCTACCGTCATCGTCGCCCGGGAAACCACTGGTGAAAGCTTAACCGCCACGTGGTTGAGTTCATCCACCAAGGCGGCCATCCAGGCGGAGGAACCTTCCACGGCATCCCGCTGCTGGAAACCCACCTTCAGCTGCTGCTTGAACAGCTCCAGGATTACCGATGGGAAGCAGACCGTCAACGTCCCTTCAAACTCTCCGATCTCCACAGAAAAGGTGATCAGAAAGACCGTCTCATCCAGGGGCATCACCGCCGCGAATTGAGGCTGATTTTCCCAACGGGTCAAAACCAGCCGAAAAGCGGGATCGAGCTTTTTCCAGGAGAGTTCGATCTGCTCCCGGGTGACATCCATGATTCGGTCGATCACCTTCATTTCGAAGGGAGAAAAATTACGGAAAGGCCGCTCTGAATCGCCGCTGCCACCGAAAAAACCTTCGAGAATATGATACATCACCTCCCCGTCGATGGAAATCAGCGCCATGGACTGGGAAGGCTCCACCCGGAGAATATCGATAAAGATCGGCGGATCAAGGCCGTGGAGAAAACGACCGAAAATTTGATTGATGGTGGCCTTGGGCTGAACATGTACTTCCCGGCCCACCTTTTGGCTCAGTTTAAAGGAGAGCTGAGAGGCCAGATGTTCGTTGATGAGATCCAAGCCCGGCAGAGCACCCACCCGGATGGCGGTCTTCTGGCCGAAGTAAAAAGAGGTAACCTGCTTCTCCTCGCTGGGAGCTGGCATATCCTCATCGACCCCTTCCAGGTCGATGGAGCCCTCTTCGAGCCCTGTCATCAGGGCATCGATCTCTTCGGTAGAGAGAATCTGAGACATGGTTGATTACCGCCTTTACCCGACAGCCTTCACACGCTACTGAATAACGAATTCGGTGAAATAGACCCGTTTGACGGTGCCGTTCACCAGAAGGGCGTTAATTCTCGACAACAGCTCCTCACGCAGACGGAATTTGCCTTCCAGGGCCTGCAACTCCTTGGAGTTTTTGGAGGTAAGCAGCGCCAGAATGATATCCTGCAACTGGGGCTGCCGCCGTTCCAACTCCGGCCTCAGAGCTTCGTTGTCCATCTCCAGCTGGATGGTGGTTTTCAGATAACGGTTGCCCCGGGATTCGTTCAGATTGACCACGAAGGGGTCGAGTTTAAACATCTCCCCGACCAGCTCCACGGGATCCTTGGGCTCCGCCTGTTCCTGGGGGTCCACCTCCTCAGTCTCGACAGCCTCTTGGGTGGCCGTCGAATTGCCAAGGAACCAACCACCCCCCGCTCCGATCAAGAGGGCTACCACCGGCAAGATGATCTTGCCCATGCCACCGCCACCACCTTCTGATTCTTCTTCCTGACCTTCGTCTTCCGCCATGACGCACCTTTAGGGAATAAACCGCGAGTGTTGGAACTTATCAAGTTATAAGAAAAAACAGCATTTCACAACGTTCCCCACCAAGCCAGGGATTTCAGGCTCAATTCACCGAAAAACCGACCAGCCGGGTGCACGCCCCCTTCGATAATACC
This sequence is a window from Magnetococcales bacterium. Protein-coding genes within it:
- a CDS encoding flagellar basal body-associated FliL family protein, whose translation is MAEDEGQEEESEGGGGGMGKIILPVVALLIGAGGGWFLGNSTATQEAVETEEVDPQEQAEPKDPVELVGEMFKLDPFVVNLNESRGNRYLKTTIQLEMDNEALRPELERRQPQLQDIILALLTSKNSKELQALEGKFRLREELLSRINALLVNGTVKRVYFTEFVIQ
- the fliN gene encoding flagellar motor switch protein FliN — encoded protein: MEEEGFEEAASPISAMDLNGLDEDEEGGGIPKNLELLMDVPLDVSVRLGHVRMQIKDLLKLNKGSLVELEKEADDPLEIHVNNRLLAFGEVVMIKDKLGVRITDIVSLSERLENLR
- the fliM gene encoding flagellar motor switch protein FliM — protein: MSQILSTEEIDALMTGLEEGSIDLEGVDEDMPAPSEEKQVTSFYFGQKTAIRVGALPGLDLINEHLASQLSFKLSQKVGREVHVQPKATINQIFGRFLHGLDPPIFIDILRVEPSQSMALISIDGEVMYHILEGFFGGSGDSERPFRNFSPFEMKVIDRIMDVTREQIELSWKKLDPAFRLVLTRWENQPQFAAVMPLDETVFLITFSVEIGEFEGTLTVCFPSVILELFKQQLKVGFQQRDAVEGSSAWMAALVDELNHVAVKLSPVVSRATMTVGDMFNLKVGDVVEFNNDMSEEMPIEVEGKTKFKGLAGVVNGKRAVRVTQIITDSE
- a CDS encoding flagellar biosynthetic protein FliO; translation: MGWGRAMGVVGLLCFGMWLPALAFAAGEGSPVVIDYLGQGVRVAGFLMLLIVVAALVVRFGKRFQPGLGGGGPIQVMDGRNLAPGVGVRLVKVGEQAWLIGVTRDRISMLAEVSGKELAPPEEVTR
- the fliP gene encoding flagellar type III secretion system pore protein FliP (The bacterial flagellar biogenesis protein FliP forms a type III secretion system (T3SS)-type pore required for flagellar assembly.); this encodes MTARVPVVTAGVAIVAILAVLFGAPVVAWAAEVNLPQLSFNTGSVTGQADPEQVGIGLQILALLTLFSLAPGLLVMVTSFTRVIVVMSFVRQALGLQGQPPNQVLIALALFITFFVMGPVFDRVNNDAIQPYLDKQINEETAWDRAVVPIRSFMMRQTREKDLELFMRLSGVEKAQNPADVPLRLVIPAFMISELKTAFQIGFMVYLPFLIIDMVVASVVMSMGMMMLPPLVISMPVKLILFVLVDGWALVVGSLVQSFK